One genomic region from Jilunia laotingensis encodes:
- the rplJ gene encoding 50S ribosomal protein L10 produces MRKEDKNTIIAQIAETIKEYGHFYLVDVTAMNAAATSELRRACFKADIKLMVVKNTLLHKALESLEEDFSPLYSSLTGTTAVMLCNIANAPAKLIKDKAKNGVPGLKAAYAEESFYVGADQLDALISIKSKNEVIADIVALLQSPAKNVISALQSGGNTLHGLLKTLGERPE; encoded by the coding sequence ATGAGAAAGGAAGATAAAAATACGATTATTGCACAGATTGCTGAGACAATAAAGGAATATGGACACTTCTACTTAGTAGATGTAACAGCTATGAATGCAGCTGCTACCAGTGAATTGAGAAGAGCATGTTTCAAAGCAGACATCAAATTGATGGTTGTTAAGAACACATTGCTTCACAAGGCACTTGAGTCTCTTGAAGAAGATTTTTCTCCGCTTTATAGCTCTTTGACAGGTACTACGGCCGTTATGCTTTGTAACATTGCTAACGCGCCTGCAAAGTTGATTAAAGATAAGGCTAAAAACGGAGTTCCTGGACTGAAAGCAGCATATGCAGAAGAAAGCTTCTACGTTGGTGCAGACCAGTTGGATGCTCTCATCAGTATCAAGAGTAAGAATGAGGTTATTGCCGATATCGTTGCATTGCTGCAATCACCGGCCAAGAATGTTATTTCTGCTCTTCAATCAGGTGGAAACACCCTTCACGGACTTCTCAAAACTCTTGGTGAACGTCCAGAATAA
- the rpoC gene encoding DNA-directed RNA polymerase subunit beta' produces MAFRKDNKTKSNFSKISIGLASPEEILENSSGEVLKPETINYRTYKPERDGLFCERIFGPIKDYECHCGKYKRIRYKGIVCDRCGVEVTEKKVRRERMGHIQLVVPVAHIWYFRSLPNKIGYLLGLPTKKLDSIIYYERYVVIQPGVKAEDGVAEFDLLSEEEYLDILDTLPKENQYLEDSDPNKFIAKMGAEAIYDLLSRLDLDALSYDLRHRAGNDASQQRKNEALKRLQVVESFRASRGRNKPEWMIVRIVPVIPPELRPLVPLDGGRFATSDLNDLYRRVIIRNNRLKRLIEIKAPEVILRNEKRMLQESVDSLFDNSRKSSAVKTDANRPLKSLSDSLKGKQGRFRQNLLGKRVDYSARSVIVVGPELRMGECGIPKLMAAELYKPFIIRKLIERGIVKTVKSAKKIVDRKEPVIWDILEHVMKGHPVLLNRAPTLHRLGIQAFQPKMIEGKAIQLHPLACTAFNADFDGDQMAVHLPLSNEAILEAQMLMLQSHNILNPANGAPITVPAQDMVLGLYYITKLRSGAKGEGLTFYGPEEALIAYNEGRVDIHAPVKVIVKDVDENGNIIDVMRETSVGRVIVNEIVPPEAGYINTIISKKSLRDIISNVIKVCGVAKAADFLDGIKNLGYEMAFKGGLSFNLGDIIIPKEKEALVQKGYDEVEQVINNYNMGFITNNERYNQVIDIWTHVNSELSNILMKTISSDDQGFNSVYMMLDSGARGSKEQIRQLSGMRGLMAKPQKAGAEGGQIIENPILSNFKEGLSVLEYFISTHGARKGLADTALKTADAGYLTRRLVDVSHDVIINEEDCGTLRGLVCTDLKNNDEVIATLYERILGRVSVHDIIHPQTGELLVAGGDEITEDIAKKIQESPIESVEIRSVLTCESKKGVCAKCYGRNLATGRMVQRGEAVGVIAAQSIGEPGTQLTLRTFHAGGTAANIAANASIIAKNNARLEFDELRTVDIVDETGESAKVVVGRLAEVRFVDVNTNIVLSTHNVPYGSTLYVSDGEVVEKGKLIAKWDPFNAVIITEATGKIEFENVIENVTYKVESDEATGLREIIIIESKDKTKVPSVHIVTEDGDLIRTYNLPVGGHVIIENNQKVKAGEVIVKIPRAVGKAGDITGGLPRVTELFEARNPSNPAIVSEIDGEVTMGKIKRGNREIIVTSKTGEVKKYLVALSKQILVQENDYVRAGTPLSDGAITPADILAIKGPTAVQEYIVNEVQDVYRLQGVKINDKHFEIIVRQMMRKVEIDEPGDTRFLEQQVVDKIEFMEENDRIWGKKVVVDAGDSQNLQPGQIVTARKLRDENSMLKRRDLKPVEVRDAVPATSTQILQGITRAALQTSSFMSAASFQETTKVLNEAAINGKIDKLEGMKENVICGHLIPAGTGQREFDKIIVGSKEEYDRILANKKTVLDYNEVE; encoded by the coding sequence ATGGCTTTTAGAAAAGATAATAAGACGAAGAGCAATTTCTCGAAAATCTCTATCGGTTTGGCTTCTCCCGAAGAAATCTTAGAGAATTCGAGTGGTGAAGTTTTAAAGCCTGAAACCATTAACTACCGTACGTACAAGCCCGAGCGTGATGGCTTGTTCTGTGAACGTATCTTTGGACCTATCAAAGATTATGAGTGCCATTGCGGTAAATATAAACGTATCCGTTATAAAGGTATCGTCTGTGACCGTTGTGGTGTGGAAGTTACTGAAAAGAAAGTACGTCGCGAACGTATGGGACACATCCAGTTAGTTGTGCCGGTGGCGCATATCTGGTACTTCCGTTCGCTTCCCAATAAAATCGGTTATTTGCTGGGATTGCCTACAAAGAAACTGGATTCTATTATTTATTATGAACGTTATGTTGTTATTCAGCCCGGTGTAAAGGCTGAGGACGGTGTAGCTGAATTTGATCTGCTTTCTGAAGAGGAATATTTGGATATACTGGATACTCTTCCGAAGGAAAATCAGTATTTAGAAGATTCGGATCCGAATAAATTCATTGCAAAGATGGGTGCAGAGGCCATTTATGACCTTTTGTCGCGTCTTGATTTGGATGCTTTATCATACGACTTACGTCATCGTGCAGGAAACGACGCATCTCAACAACGCAAGAATGAAGCTTTAAAGCGTCTTCAAGTGGTGGAATCATTCCGTGCTTCGCGAGGACGTAATAAGCCGGAATGGATGATTGTACGGATTGTACCGGTTATTCCTCCCGAACTTCGTCCGTTGGTTCCATTGGATGGTGGTCGTTTTGCGACATCTGACTTGAATGACTTGTATCGTCGTGTGATTATTCGTAACAATCGTTTAAAACGTCTGATTGAGATCAAAGCTCCGGAAGTGATCTTGCGTAATGAAAAACGTATGCTTCAGGAATCAGTAGACTCATTGTTTGATAACTCTCGCAAATCGAGTGCTGTAAAAACTGATGCTAACCGTCCGTTGAAATCACTGTCGGATAGTTTAAAGGGTAAGCAGGGCCGTTTTCGTCAGAATTTGCTTGGTAAACGTGTTGACTACTCTGCACGTTCGGTTATCGTTGTTGGTCCTGAGTTACGTATGGGTGAGTGCGGTATTCCTAAATTAATGGCTGCCGAACTTTATAAGCCGTTTATTATCCGTAAACTGATTGAACGCGGTATTGTAAAGACTGTAAAATCAGCAAAGAAGATCGTTGACCGCAAAGAGCCGGTAATCTGGGACATTCTTGAGCATGTAATGAAAGGACATCCTGTATTGTTGAATCGTGCCCCGACACTTCACCGACTCGGTATTCAAGCATTCCAGCCGAAGATGATTGAAGGTAAGGCTATTCAGCTGCATCCGCTTGCTTGTACAGCGTTCAATGCCGACTTTGACGGTGACCAGATGGCTGTCCATTTGCCTTTGAGCAATGAAGCTATTCTTGAAGCACAAATGTTGATGCTTCAATCACATAATATTTTGAATCCGGCTAATGGTGCCCCAATTACCGTACCTGCACAGGACATGGTTCTTGGATTATATTACATTACTAAATTACGTTCGGGTGCTAAAGGTGAAGGATTGACATTCTATGGACCGGAAGAAGCATTGATTGCTTACAATGAAGGTAGAGTGGATATCCATGCTCCAGTCAAAGTAATTGTGAAAGATGTAGATGAAAATGGCAATATTATAGATGTTATGCGTGAGACATCTGTCGGACGTGTAATTGTAAATGAAATTGTGCCGCCTGAAGCTGGTTATATCAATACGATTATTTCAAAGAAATCGCTTCGAGACATCATTAGTAATGTAATTAAGGTATGTGGTGTAGCTAAAGCTGCCGATTTCCTTGACGGTATCAAAAATTTGGGTTATGAGATGGCTTTTAAAGGTGGATTGTCATTCAACTTAGGCGATATCATCATTCCGAAGGAGAAAGAAGCGCTTGTTCAAAAAGGTTACGATGAAGTAGAGCAAGTGATCAATAATTATAACATGGGTTTCATCACCAATAACGAACGTTACAATCAGGTAATTGATATTTGGACACATGTGAACTCTGAATTGTCGAATATTCTGATGAAGACAATTTCTTCCGATGATCAGGGTTTCAACTCTGTATACATGATGCTTGATTCTGGTGCCCGTGGTTCTAAAGAGCAGATTCGTCAGTTGTCAGGTATGCGTGGTTTGATGGCTAAGCCCCAAAAAGCTGGTGCTGAGGGTGGTCAGATCATTGAAAACCCGATTCTGTCTAACTTTAAAGAGGGACTGTCGGTATTGGAGTATTTTATCTCTACCCATGGTGCCCGTAAAGGTTTGGCGGATACCGCTTTGAAGACTGCCGACGCAGGATATCTGACTCGTCGTCTGGTAGATGTGTCGCATGATGTCATTATAAATGAAGAAGATTGTGGTACGCTTCGTGGGCTGGTTTGTACAGACTTGAAGAATAACGATGAAGTGATTGCTACATTATATGAACGTATCTTGGGCCGCGTATCTGTACATGATATCATTCATCCGCAAACAGGTGAGTTATTGGTAGCCGGTGGAGATGAAATAACGGAAGACATCGCTAAGAAGATTCAAGAATCTCCGATCGAAAGTGTTGAAATCCGTTCGGTATTGACTTGTGAATCCAAGAAAGGGGTTTGTGCTAAATGTTATGGACGAAACTTGGCTACAGGCCGTATGGTTCAGCGAGGTGAAGCTGTAGGTGTAATTGCCGCCCAGTCTATCGGTGAGCCGGGTACACAGTTGACGCTGCGTACATTCCATGCCGGTGGTACTGCTGCTAATATTGCTGCTAATGCGAGTATTATTGCTAAGAATAATGCCCGGCTTGAATTTGATGAGCTTCGTACAGTTGATATCGTAGATGAAACAGGTGAATCTGCAAAAGTAGTGGTAGGTCGTTTGGCTGAGGTCCGTTTTGTGGATGTAAATACGAACATTGTTTTGTCTACTCATAACGTACCTTACGGTTCTACATTGTATGTTTCTGATGGCGAAGTGGTTGAAAAAGGTAAGCTTATTGCTAAGTGGGATCCATTCAATGCTGTTATCATTACGGAAGCTACAGGTAAGATCGAATTTGAGAATGTTATTGAGAATGTCACTTACAAAGTTGAATCGGATGAAGCAACCGGACTTCGTGAAATCATCATTATCGAATCTAAGGATAAGACAAAAGTTCCTTCTGTTCATATCGTTACTGAAGATGGTGATTTGATCCGTACTTATAACTTACCTGTAGGTGGACACGTTATCATTGAAAATAACCAGAAGGTGAAAGCTGGTGAAGTAATTGTTAAAATCCCACGTGCCGTAGGTAAGGCTGGTGATATCACCGGTGGTCTTCCTCGTGTTACTGAGCTGTTTGAAGCACGTAATCCGTCGAATCCGGCTATTGTATCTGAAATTGATGGTGAAGTCACTATGGGTAAGATCAAACGTGGTAATCGTGAGATCATTGTTACTTCTAAAACAGGTGAGGTTAAGAAATATTTGGTAGCTTTGTCTAAACAGATTCTGGTACAGGAGAATGACTATGTTCGTGCTGGTACTCCATTGTCTGATGGTGCCATTACGCCTGCCGATATTCTCGCTATTAAAGGTCCTACGGCAGTTCAGGAATATATTGTGAACGAGGTTCAAGATGTATACCGCTTGCAAGGTGTGAAGATCAACGATAAGCATTTTGAAATTATAGTTCGTCAGATGATGCGTAAAGTAGAAATAGACGAACCTGGTGATACTCGCTTCCTCGAACAACAGGTGGTTGATAAAATCGAGTTTATGGAAGAGAATGATCGTATCTGGGGCAAAAAAGTTGTTGTTGATGCTGGTGATTCTCAGAATCTGCAACCGGGACAGATTGTAACTGCGCGTAAATTGCGTGACGAGAATAGTATGTTGAAACGTCGTGACCTTAAACCGGTTGAAGTTCGTGATGCTGTTCCTGCAACGTCTACTCAGATTCTTCAAGGTATTACCCGTGCTGCTCTGCAAACTTCAAGTTTCATGTCTGCTGCTTCCTTCCAGGAAACGACGAAGGTATTGAATGAGGCTGCTATTAATGGTAAGATTGATAAGTTAGAGGGTATGAAGGAGAACGTTATTTGCGGTCATTTGATTCCTGCTGGTACAGGTCAGCGTGAATTTGATAAAATTATCGTAGGTTCAAAGGAAGAGTACGACCGTATTCTTGCTAACAAAAAAACCGTACTTGATTATAACGAAGTAGAATAA
- the rpoB gene encoding DNA-directed RNA polymerase subunit beta: MSSNTVNQRVNFASTKNPLEYPDFLEVQLKSFQDFLQLDTPPEKRKNEGLYKVFAENFPIADTRNNFVLEFLDYYIDPPRYTIDDCIERGLTYSVPLKAKLKLYCTDPDHEDFDTVIQDVFLGPIPYMTDKATFVINGAERVVVSQLHRSPGVFFGQSVHANGTKLYSARIIPFKGSWIEFATDINNVMYAYIDRKKKLPVTTLLRAIGFENDKDILEIFNLAEDVKVNKTNLKKIVGRKLAARVLKTWIEDFVDEDTGEVVSIERNEVIIDRETVIEEEHINEIIESGVQNILIHKDEPNQSDYSIIYNTLQKDPSNSEKEAVLYIYRQLRNADPADDASAREVINNLFFSEKRYDLGDVGRYRINKKLNLTTDMDVRVLTKEDIIEIIKYLIELINSKADVDDIDHLSNRRVRTVGEQLSNQFAVGLARMSRTIRERMNVRDNEVFTPIDLINAKTISSVINSFFGTNALSQFMDQTNPLAEITHKRRMSALGPGGLSRERAGFEVRDVHYTHYGRLCPIETPEGPNIGLISSLCVFAKINDLGFIETPYRKVDGSRVDLSDNGLVYLTAEEEEGKIIAQGNAPLNDDGTFVRNKVKSRQDADFPVVEPAEVELMDVSPQQIASIAASLIPFLEHDDANRALMGSNMMRQAVPLLRSEAPIVGTGIERQLVRDSRTQITAEGDGVIDFVDATTIRILYDRTEDEEFVSFEPALKEYRIPKFRKTNQNMTIDLRPTCNRGDRVTKGQILTEGYSTENGELALGKNLLVAYMPWKGYNYEDAIVLNERVVREDLLTSVHVEEYSLEVRETKRGMEELTSDIPNVSEEATKDLDENGIVRIGARIQPGDIMIGKITPKGESDPSPEEKLLRAIFGDKAGDVKDASLKASPSLKGVVIDKKLFSRVIKNRSSKLADKALLPKIDDEFEGKASDLKRILVKKLMTLTEGKVSQGVKDYLGAEVVAKGAKFSASDFDSLDFTSIQLSNWTNDDHTNGLIRDLVMNYIKKYKELDAELKRKKFAITIGDELPAGIIQMAKVYIAKKRKIGVGDKMAGRHGNKGIVSRVVRQEDMPFLADGTPVDIVLNPLGVPSRMNIGQIFEAVLGRAGKQLGVKFATPIFDGATMDDLNEWTDKAGLPRYCKTYLCDGGTGEQFDQPATVGVTYMLKLGHMVEDKMHARSIGPYSLITQQPLGGKAQFGGQRFGEMEVWALEGFGAAHILQEILTIKSDDVVGRSKAYEAIVKGEPMPQPGIPESLNVLLHELRGLGLSINLE; encoded by the coding sequence ATGTCTTCAAATACTGTAAATCAAAGAGTTAATTTTGCTTCGACTAAGAATCCGCTTGAATATCCGGATTTTCTGGAAGTACAATTGAAGTCATTCCAAGACTTTCTACAACTAGACACCCCGCCCGAGAAGCGTAAGAACGAGGGATTGTATAAAGTATTTGCTGAAAACTTCCCTATTGCCGATACAAGAAACAATTTTGTACTTGAGTTTTTGGATTACTATATTGATCCGCCGCGTTATACCATTGATGATTGTATAGAGCGTGGGCTTACTTATAGTGTTCCTTTGAAAGCAAAACTTAAGTTGTACTGTACCGACCCCGATCATGAAGATTTCGATACCGTGATACAGGATGTATTCCTTGGTCCGATTCCTTACATGACTGATAAGGCAACTTTTGTAATAAATGGTGCCGAACGTGTAGTTGTGTCTCAGCTTCATCGTTCTCCGGGTGTGTTCTTCGGTCAGAGTGTACATGCTAATGGCACGAAGCTTTATTCGGCTCGTATTATTCCATTCAAGGGTTCATGGATCGAGTTTGCTACCGACATCAACAACGTGATGTATGCTTACATCGACCGTAAGAAAAAATTGCCTGTTACAACGCTGTTGAGAGCGATTGGCTTTGAAAATGATAAGGACATTCTTGAGATTTTCAACCTAGCAGAGGATGTGAAGGTAAATAAGACCAATCTTAAGAAAATTGTAGGCCGTAAGTTGGCTGCTCGTGTTTTGAAAACCTGGATTGAAGATTTTGTTGATGAAGATACCGGTGAGGTAGTTTCTATCGAGCGTAATGAAGTTATTATCGACCGTGAGACTGTCATCGAGGAGGAACATATCAATGAAATTATCGAATCGGGCGTTCAGAACATCCTGATCCATAAGGATGAACCGAACCAGTCCGACTATTCTATAATATATAATACACTGCAGAAGGACCCGAGTAACTCGGAAAAAGAAGCTGTACTGTACATCTACCGGCAGTTGCGTAATGCAGATCCGGCTGATGATGCCAGCGCACGTGAGGTTATTAATAACCTGTTCTTCTCAGAAAAACGGTATGACCTTGGGGATGTAGGTCGTTATAGAATCAACAAGAAGTTGAATCTGACGACTGATATGGACGTACGCGTTCTTACCAAGGAAGATATCATTGAGATCATCAAATATCTGATTGAGTTGATTAACTCAAAGGCAGATGTGGATGATATTGACCACTTGAGCAACCGCCGTGTACGTACTGTAGGTGAACAGTTATCTAATCAATTTGCTGTAGGTTTGGCTCGTATGTCACGTACCATTCGGGAACGAATGAATGTCCGTGACAATGAGGTGTTTACTCCGATTGATTTGATCAATGCGAAGACGATTTCTTCTGTCATTAATTCGTTCTTTGGAACAAATGCATTATCGCAATTCATGGATCAAACGAACCCATTGGCAGAGATCACTCATAAACGTCGTATGTCTGCTCTTGGTCCTGGCGGTTTATCTCGTGAACGGGCCGGATTTGAGGTTCGTGACGTGCATTATACGCATTATGGTCGGCTTTGCCCGATCGAAACTCCGGAAGGTCCAAACATCGGTTTGATTTCATCTTTGTGTGTATTCGCCAAAATTAACGACCTCGGATTTATTGAAACTCCTTATCGTAAAGTCGATGGAAGCAGGGTAGATCTTTCTGATAATGGTTTGGTATATTTGACTGCTGAAGAGGAAGAAGGTAAGATTATTGCTCAGGGTAATGCTCCGTTGAATGATGATGGTACATTTGTTCGTAACAAAGTAAAATCTCGTCAAGATGCTGATTTCCCTGTAGTTGAGCCTGCAGAAGTTGAGCTAATGGATGTTTCTCCACAGCAAATTGCTTCTATTGCAGCATCATTGATTCCGTTCTTGGAGCATGATGATGCTAATCGTGCATTGATGGGATCGAACATGATGCGCCAGGCAGTACCATTGTTGAGAAGTGAAGCTCCGATTGTAGGTACGGGTATCGAACGCCAGTTGGTTAGAGATTCGCGCACGCAGATCACTGCTGAAGGGGATGGAGTGATTGATTTTGTTGATGCTACTACTATTCGTATTCTTTACGATCGTACGGAAGATGAAGAGTTTGTAAGTTTCGAACCAGCTCTGAAGGAATATAGAATACCTAAATTCCGTAAGACTAACCAAAATATGACCATCGACCTACGGCCTACCTGCAATAGAGGTGATCGAGTGACCAAAGGACAGATCCTGACAGAAGGTTATTCTACAGAAAACGGTGAACTTGCATTAGGTAAGAACTTACTTGTTGCTTATATGCCTTGGAAAGGATATAACTATGAGGATGCTATCGTGTTGAACGAACGTGTGGTTCGTGAAGACTTGCTTACTTCTGTGCATGTGGAAGAATATTCTTTGGAGGTTCGTGAGACTAAACGTGGTATGGAAGAGTTGACTTCTGATATTCCTAATGTAAGTGAAGAAGCAACCAAAGATCTTGATGAAAACGGTATTGTACGAATTGGTGCCCGTATTCAGCCGGGTGATATCATGATTGGTAAGATCACTCCAAAAGGTGAATCTGATCCTTCTCCGGAAGAAAAGTTACTCCGTGCTATTTTTGGTGACAAGGCTGGTGATGTTAAAGATGCTTCTTTGAAAGCTTCTCCTTCCCTGAAAGGTGTTGTCATTGATAAGAAACTTTTCTCACGAGTTATCAAGAATCGTAGCTCTAAATTGGCAGACAAGGCATTGCTTCCTAAGATTGATGATGAATTTGAAGGAAAGGCTTCTGATTTAAAGCGCATTCTTGTAAAGAAATTGATGACGCTTACTGAAGGTAAGGTTTCTCAAGGAGTGAAAGACTATTTGGGAGCTGAAGTTGTTGCGAAGGGTGCAAAATTCAGTGCTTCCGATTTCGATTCACTTGACTTTACTTCTATTCAGTTGAGCAACTGGACAAATGATGACCACACTAACGGTTTGATCCGTGACCTGGTTATGAACTATATTAAGAAATATAAAGAACTGGATGCTGAGTTGAAACGTAAGAAGTTTGCTATCACTATCGGTGATGAACTTCCTGCCGGAATCATCCAAATGGCTAAAGTATATATTGCCAAGAAGCGTAAGATCGGTGTTGGTGATAAAATGGCTGGTCGTCACGGTAATAAGGGTATCGTTTCACGTGTTGTACGTCAGGAAGATATGCCGTTCTTGGCAGATGGTACACCGGTTGACATTGTATTGAACCCATTGGGTGTACCTTCACGTATGAACATTGGGCAGATATTTGAAGCTGTTCTTGGACGTGCAGGTAAACAGCTCGGTGTGAAGTTTGCTACTCCTATCTTTGATGGTGCTACAATGGACGATTTGAATGAATGGACTGATAAGGCTGGTTTGCCACGTTATTGCAAGACATACCTTTGTGATGGTGGTACGGGCGAACAGTTCGACCAGCCTGCAACGGTCGGTGTGACTTATATGTTAAAACTCGGTCACATGGTTGAAGACAAGATGCACGCACGTTCTATCGGCCCGTATTCATTGATTACTCAGCAACCACTAGGTGGTAAGGCTCAGTTCGGTGGTCAGCGTTTCGGAGAAATGGAGGTTTGGGCACTCGAAGGCTTTGGCGCAGCGCATATACTCCAGGAAATCCTAACAATCAAGTCTGATGATGTTGTAGGACGTTCTAAGGCTTATGAAGCTATTGTTAAGGGTGAACCAATGCCGCAACCCGGTATTCCTGAATCTTTGAATGTGTTGTTACACGAATTGAGAGGTTTGGGCTTGAGTATTAACCTGGAATAA
- the rplL gene encoding 50S ribosomal protein L7/L12 yields MADLKAFAEQLVNLTVKEVNELATILKDEYGIEPAAAAVAVAAGPAAGAAAVEEKSSFDVVLKSAGAAKLQVVKAVKEACGLGLKEAKDMVDGAPSVVKEGLAKDEAESLKKTLEEAGAEVELK; encoded by the coding sequence ATGGCAGATTTGAAAGCTTTTGCAGAACAACTAGTTAACTTGACAGTAAAAGAAGTTAATGAACTTGCAACTATCCTTAAAGATGAATACGGTATTGAACCTGCTGCTGCAGCTGTAGCTGTTGCTGCTGGTCCTGCAGCTGGTGCTGCTGCTGTAGAAGAAAAAAGTTCTTTCGACGTAGTATTAAAGAGCGCTGGTGCAGCTAAACTTCAGGTTGTAAAAGCCGTTAAAGAAGCTTGTGGACTTGGCTTGAAAGAAGCTAAAGACATGGTAGACGGCGCTCCTAGTGTAGTAAAAGAAGGTTTGGCTAAAGACGAAGCAGAATCATTGAAGAAAACATTGGAAGAAGCTGGAGCTGAAGTTGAACTTAAATAA
- a CDS encoding DUF3467 domain-containing protein translates to MENQNPNNQLQIELKEEVAQGTYANLAIITHSSSEFILDFVRVMPGVPKASVQSRIVLAPEHAKRLLRALQENIAKYERVFGEIRMPGEVKGDMFIPPISDFKGEA, encoded by the coding sequence ATGGAAAATCAAAATCCAAACAATCAGTTACAGATAGAACTGAAAGAAGAAGTCGCACAAGGGACTTACGCTAATTTGGCTATTATTACTCATTCAAGTTCGGAATTTATTCTCGATTTTGTACGTGTAATGCCAGGGGTACCTAAAGCTAGTGTTCAATCACGCATAGTGCTTGCTCCTGAACATGCAAAACGTTTGTTACGCGCTTTACAGGAAAATATAGCTAAATATGAACGTGTATTTGGTGAAATACGTATGCCGGGTGAAGTCAAAGGTGACATGTTTATTCCACCAATTTCAGATTTTAAAGGAGAAGCATAA
- the rpsL gene encoding 30S ribosomal protein S12, with translation MPTIQQLVRKGREVLVEKSKSPALDSCPQRRGVCVRVYTTTPKKPNSAMRKVARVRLTNQKEVNSYIPGEGHNLQEHSIVLVRGGRVKDLPGVRYHIVRGTLDTAGVAGRTQRRSKYGAKRPKPGQAAAPAKGKKK, from the coding sequence ATGCCTACAATTCAGCAATTAGTAAGAAAAGGACGCGAAGTGCTGGTGGAGAAAAGTAAATCTCCGGCCTTGGACTCATGTCCTCAAAGACGTGGCGTTTGCGTAAGAGTGTACACAACCACTCCGAAAAAACCGAACTCTGCAATGCGTAAAGTTGCCCGTGTACGTTTGACTAACCAAAAAGAAGTCAATTCGTATATTCCGGGAGAAGGACATAACTTGCAGGAACACTCAATCGTATTGGTACGTGGCGGTCGTGTGAAAGACCTTCCGGGTGTTCGTTATCATATCGTTCGGGGGACACTTGATACGGCAGGTGTAGCTGGACGTACTCAAAGACGCTCTAAATATGGTGCAAAACGTCCGAAACCAGGACAGGCAGCAGCTCCTGCAAAAGGAAAGAAAAAATAA
- the rpsG gene encoding 30S ribosomal protein S7 — MRKAKPKKRVILPDPVFNDQKVSKFVNHLMYDGKKNTSYEIFYAALETVKAKLPNEEKSALEIWKKALDNVTPQVEVKSRRVGGATFQVPTEIRPDRKESISMKNLILYARKRGGKSMADKLAAEIMDAFNEQGGAYKRKEDMHRMAEANRAFAHFRF; from the coding sequence ATGAGAAAAGCAAAACCAAAAAAACGCGTAATCCTGCCGGATCCCGTGTTCAATGACCAAAAGGTTTCAAAATTCGTAAATCATCTGATGTATGATGGAAAGAAGAATACATCTTACGAAATCTTTTACGCAGCTTTAGAAACAGTTAAAGCTAAACTTCCTAATGAAGAGAAATCCGCTCTTGAAATATGGAAAAAAGCATTGGATAATGTAACTCCACAAGTTGAAGTAAAATCACGTCGTGTGGGGGGAGCAACTTTCCAAGTACCTACAGAAATCCGTCCGGATCGTAAAGAGTCAATTTCTATGAAGAATCTTATTCTTTACGCCCGTAAGAGAGGTGGTAAATCCATGGCTGATAAGTTGGCCGCTGAAATTATGGATGCATTCAATGAACAGGGAGGTGCATATAAACGTAAAGAAGATATGCATAGAATGGCAGAAGCTAACCGTGCATTTGCTCATTTCAGATTCTAA